In Deinococcus sp. QL22, a genomic segment contains:
- a CDS encoding PAS domain S-box protein, which yields MTVDLLLLMNPEDDLEALGPVLAQLPTPRPAVLIAHSFSDTGPLVERLSRDTAPPVQVAEHGTVFQPGQLYVSPAHHLLEVRPDFHCTVTLLQQKVTAERPLDWLLASLAAVYTSRVLAVVLGGAGRDGFVGLQALRGVGGTVVVLKPDHDDPSAELPRLVMETGAADQLVARHELGQSLTEVLSGLNLAQAPDEAINDQSKASSSLDRSTEEKYRLLFDTMGQGYCELELIRDADGRAVDQRYLELNPAFERLFGIPAAEARGRKASEVFPSLEPGWHSIFDRVVKTGTPERIEYPVAALGRWFEVFAYPAGGDRLSVLYEDVTERKQAEDALRESGERQAFLLELSDALRAEPDADTVTNRALELLAQHLHLDRCFIGVYYLDDDRGDFTHQVGNDRVPPVPSGVRLSDFPDALRVAFDSTLVVSDVARDENLSEIDRQNLGLGGLGMGALVAATLRKGEQHPLWAIVAISANARHWTPGEITLIEEVTERTWAATQRVQAETARRDSEARFRAVANLVPDLLWESEPDGVTTWYNQRWLDYTGQTFEQATGWGWTDAIHPDDREASARGYQAAVESGQSLRQEHRIRRRDGEYRWFVLQTSPLKNEGGQVTKIYGAATDIHDLRTMNVTLEAQVAERTRRLVDLNTELLARTRALEAFSHLTRDLALDTDRVALVHRAQKLVMTLLPRGFTAYFEPEGEVWRKKAQVGDPSHPALQALMEAGLPFETPGMAYPFKMGQPEYQNAYVPGTDAPAELVEHIHSTATLPVRLGGVPVGLFSVLQFELQVWSPANRAILETVVQHLNLALDRAEAVRQLTEEREALNSFAQFTELTASTSDVQVLAQHAADVLQQVLAVDSAVYFEQEGELWKARSVSGALTPEIQRQLEAGLPASTASLMMPVTRRESMFFDDWQPEAEGLPTFAPYRAVARYPLFPQNHPVGVLSMARADGSVWSAREKAVFQAIGNAFRLALERTAQVQQIDRQRARLADLNAELGTLITRTARHLEVPAQRLSHLLGVGAPVALESLKGLPPYDPVLLQEEITRLNAVAQDLRQLSVLEAQQLHNDLLPLGELFAEVRDQLPPSGRQPTWFLNPLPIVRGDRSLLRQALDVVMTFTLSPTRGTRYVTVSSQTVDGEVRVWVEDDGVGLTGEEAATLFDLTVRTDQQVPVLEGSGLMQVRRIMARHGGWAWAEQGSRVVLAFPQEEAMGQLDALFLDERPGL from the coding sequence GTGACTGTTGACCTCCTGCTGCTCATGAACCCGGAGGACGATCTGGAGGCCTTGGGGCCCGTCTTGGCCCAGTTGCCGACTCCACGGCCCGCGGTGCTCATCGCTCACTCCTTTTCAGACACTGGCCCCTTGGTGGAGCGTCTGAGCCGTGATACAGCACCGCCCGTGCAGGTAGCCGAGCACGGCACCGTGTTTCAGCCCGGCCAGCTCTACGTCAGCCCCGCGCACCACCTTCTAGAGGTGAGGCCTGACTTTCACTGCACGGTCACGTTGCTACAGCAGAAGGTGACTGCCGAGCGTCCGCTGGACTGGCTGTTGGCGTCGCTGGCCGCGGTCTACACGTCACGCGTGCTGGCTGTGGTTCTGGGTGGCGCGGGTCGTGACGGTTTCGTGGGTCTGCAGGCACTCCGGGGTGTGGGCGGGACCGTCGTGGTATTGAAGCCAGACCATGACGACCCCTCTGCTGAACTGCCGCGCCTGGTCATGGAGACCGGAGCCGCCGACCAGCTGGTGGCCCGACACGAACTCGGTCAATCGCTGACCGAGGTGTTGAGTGGATTGAACCTTGCGCAGGCACCCGATGAAGCCATCAACGACCAATCGAAGGCTTCGTCCTCCCTGGACCGCTCGACAGAGGAGAAGTACCGCCTCCTCTTCGACACCATGGGCCAGGGCTACTGTGAGCTGGAACTCATCCGGGATGCAGACGGCCGAGCCGTCGACCAACGGTACCTGGAACTAAATCCGGCCTTCGAGCGTCTGTTCGGCATCCCTGCCGCCGAAGCCAGGGGACGCAAGGCGAGCGAGGTTTTTCCCTCCCTCGAACCGGGCTGGCACAGCATCTTCGACCGGGTCGTCAAGACGGGAACACCGGAGCGCATCGAGTACCCGGTAGCCGCTCTGGGCCGGTGGTTCGAGGTGTTTGCCTATCCGGCCGGCGGGGATCGTCTGAGCGTCCTGTACGAGGATGTCACCGAGCGCAAGCAGGCCGAGGACGCTCTCCGGGAGAGCGGCGAGAGGCAGGCGTTCCTGTTGGAGCTGAGTGACGCCCTGAGGGCGGAACCCGACGCTGACACCGTCACCAACCGTGCCCTAGAGTTGCTGGCCCAACACCTACACCTGGATCGCTGCTTCATCGGCGTGTATTACCTTGACGATGACCGGGGTGACTTCACCCACCAGGTCGGCAACGACCGGGTGCCGCCGGTGCCGAGCGGGGTGCGCCTGTCTGACTTTCCAGACGCTCTTCGCGTCGCGTTCGACTCGACGCTAGTGGTGAGCGATGTCGCGCGGGACGAAAACCTGTCCGAGATAGACCGGCAGAATCTCGGGCTCGGGGGACTCGGCATGGGCGCGCTCGTCGCCGCGACCCTGCGCAAGGGTGAGCAGCATCCGCTGTGGGCCATCGTCGCCATCTCCGCGAACGCCCGGCACTGGACCCCTGGGGAAATCACGTTGATTGAGGAGGTGACCGAGCGCACCTGGGCGGCTACCCAGCGTGTTCAGGCCGAGACCGCGCGGCGCGACTCCGAAGCGCGCTTCCGGGCGGTGGCCAATCTGGTACCCGACCTGCTGTGGGAGAGCGAACCGGACGGTGTGACGACTTGGTACAACCAGCGCTGGTTGGACTACACCGGCCAGACGTTCGAGCAGGCCACGGGCTGGGGCTGGACGGACGCCATCCACCCGGACGACCGGGAAGCCTCCGCTCGCGGCTACCAGGCGGCAGTAGAGTCGGGTCAATCTCTGCGTCAGGAACACCGCATCCGGCGGCGTGATGGTGAGTACCGCTGGTTTGTTCTGCAGACTTCTCCACTGAAGAATGAGGGTGGGCAGGTCACGAAGATTTACGGCGCAGCCACCGACATTCATGACTTGCGCACGATGAACGTGACCCTGGAAGCCCAGGTGGCCGAGCGCACCCGCCGCCTCGTCGACCTGAATACCGAACTCCTGGCCCGCACCCGCGCACTGGAAGCCTTCTCGCACCTCACCCGAGACCTGGCGCTGGACACCGACCGCGTTGCGCTCGTCCACCGGGCTCAGAAACTCGTCATGACGCTGCTGCCGCGGGGCTTTACGGCCTATTTCGAGCCGGAAGGTGAGGTCTGGCGCAAGAAAGCGCAGGTCGGTGATCCGAGTCACCCGGCGTTGCAGGCGCTCATGGAGGCGGGCCTTCCGTTTGAGACGCCCGGCATGGCCTACCCGTTCAAGATGGGGCAGCCCGAATACCAGAACGCGTATGTGCCCGGTACCGATGCGCCCGCTGAACTTGTCGAGCACATCCACTCCACGGCGACGCTGCCGGTGCGACTGGGCGGCGTTCCGGTGGGCCTGTTTTCCGTGTTGCAGTTCGAGCTCCAAGTCTGGTCCCCCGCCAACCGGGCAATCCTGGAGACGGTCGTGCAGCACCTGAATCTGGCCCTGGATCGCGCTGAAGCAGTGCGCCAATTGACAGAAGAGCGCGAAGCCCTGAACAGCTTCGCCCAGTTCACGGAACTGACCGCCAGCACCAGTGACGTGCAGGTCCTTGCCCAGCACGCCGCGGATGTCCTGCAACAGGTGCTGGCGGTAGACAGCGCCGTGTACTTCGAGCAGGAAGGGGAGCTTTGGAAAGCCCGTTCCGTGTCTGGCGCCCTGACCCCCGAGATCCAGCGTCAACTGGAGGCCGGTCTCCCCGCCAGCACCGCCAGTCTGATGATGCCGGTGACCCGCCGTGAGTCTATGTTTTTTGACGATTGGCAGCCGGAAGCCGAAGGACTGCCGACGTTTGCGCCTTACCGAGCAGTCGCGCGGTATCCGCTGTTTCCCCAGAACCACCCAGTGGGCGTTCTGAGCATGGCCAGGGCAGATGGATCTGTCTGGTCAGCGCGCGAGAAAGCGGTCTTTCAGGCCATTGGCAACGCCTTCCGGCTCGCGCTGGAACGGACGGCACAGGTGCAACAGATTGACCGGCAGCGCGCACGCCTGGCAGACCTGAATGCAGAACTGGGCACCCTCATCACGCGCACCGCCCGCCATCTGGAGGTGCCCGCTCAGCGGCTCAGCCACCTGCTTGGTGTGGGAGCACCCGTGGCCTTAGAGTCACTGAAGGGACTTCCGCCTTACGATCCAGTCCTTCTTCAAGAGGAAATCACACGACTCAACGCCGTCGCGCAGGATTTGCGGCAACTGTCCGTGCTGGAAGCTCAGCAACTCCACAATGACTTGCTTCCGCTCGGTGAACTTTTTGCCGAAGTGCGGGATCAGCTGCCGCCCAGTGGTCGGCAGCCTACCTGGTTCCTCAATCCACTGCCCATCGTGCGTGGTGACCGATCCCTCCTGCGTCAGGCGCTGGACGTAGTCATGACCTTCACGCTGAGCCCAACGCGGGGTACCCGGTACGTGACCGTGAGCAGCCAGACGGTGGACGGGGAGGTGCGGGTCTGGGTCGAGGATGATGGGGTGGGCCTGACCGGTGAAGAGGCCGCGACCCTCTTTGATCTTACCGTCCGCACGGATCAGCAGGTGCCCGTGCTGGAAGGCAGTGGGCTGATGCAGGTGCGGCGGATCATGGCCCGACATGGCGGCTGGGCCTGGGCCGAACAGGGCAGCCGGGTCGTCCTGGCGTTTCCCCAGGAAGAGGCCATGGGCCAGCTCGACGCCCTGTTTCTGGATGAGCGACCAGGCCTCTAA
- a CDS encoding ATP-binding protein, translated as MPYEPMSSLQPDPSLTARLEFLEAQVQALQDAAAQASTLFRDAPEPAFLVNNQGRIVEANLQAAALLGTTPAFLQGRALAPLMATTHQGALKALFRRVFDGGGRQMTELQLLGPDGIPIDLRVAATLSSRGGEALYHLSALDVTAFKAAHQTLLDLAQKHEREIQQQTLRLRHLEGEFQEVMLASERELGTRLTRAQNFLNLLERQEHPDDRQRSLGHVALAVQQTQGLLESLRGYMRTRSMRARLRPVDLEQVLKEVRKDLAPLLSERGIVLSQMPLPTVQGDSQVLQLILHEYLTNALKFTRTRSPVRLRILVQETAHEHWIGVEDNGVGFNMRQKDKAFELFGRLHSAEHYEGTGLGLTVVRRLGERFGARAWGEGRVDHGATFWIAWPKDPVLE; from the coding sequence ATGCCGTACGAGCCCATGTCTTCTCTTCAGCCTGATCCTTCCCTGACGGCCCGGCTCGAATTCCTTGAAGCTCAGGTACAAGCCCTCCAAGACGCTGCAGCTCAGGCCAGCACCTTGTTCCGGGACGCTCCTGAGCCAGCGTTTCTCGTGAACAACCAGGGCCGCATTGTGGAAGCCAACCTCCAAGCGGCAGCACTCCTTGGGACGACTCCGGCATTTCTTCAGGGCCGTGCTCTGGCTCCGCTGATGGCGACAACACACCAGGGCGCCCTGAAGGCCCTGTTCAGACGCGTCTTCGACGGTGGGGGTCGGCAGATGACGGAACTGCAGCTCTTGGGCCCGGACGGCATACCGATAGACCTTAGGGTGGCTGCAACGCTTTCCAGCCGGGGTGGAGAGGCCCTCTATCATCTCAGTGCCCTTGATGTGACGGCGTTCAAGGCCGCCCATCAGACGCTGTTGGATCTCGCCCAGAAGCACGAGCGTGAGATTCAACAGCAGACCCTGAGGCTCCGGCATCTGGAAGGGGAATTTCAAGAGGTCATGCTGGCGTCTGAGCGTGAACTGGGCACCCGACTCACTCGGGCACAGAATTTCCTGAACCTCTTGGAACGGCAGGAGCATCCAGACGACCGCCAGCGGTCGCTGGGTCACGTGGCCCTGGCCGTCCAGCAGACTCAGGGCCTCCTGGAATCGCTTAGGGGGTACATGCGGACCCGATCCATGCGGGCTCGCCTGCGCCCCGTGGATCTGGAACAGGTGCTCAAAGAGGTTCGCAAAGATCTCGCGCCACTCCTGAGTGAGCGGGGCATTGTGCTCTCACAGATGCCGCTCCCGACTGTTCAGGGCGACAGTCAGGTGCTCCAACTCATTCTCCACGAGTACCTGACCAACGCGCTGAAGTTCACCCGGACCCGGTCACCGGTTCGCCTCCGCATTCTCGTTCAGGAGACCGCACACGAGCACTGGATCGGTGTCGAAGACAACGGGGTCGGCTTCAATATGCGGCAGAAAGACAAGGCATTCGAGCTCTTCGGCCGGTTGCACTCGGCAGAGCACTACGAGGGGACGGGTCTGGGACTGACCGTCGTGCGGCGTCTGGGCGAGCGGTTCGGTGCCCGGGCGTGGGGTGAGGGTAGGGTGGATCACGGCGCGACCTTTTGGATCGCTTGGCCGAAAGATCCCGTCTTGGAATAA
- a CDS encoding ATP-binding protein, translating to MSSSPGAATPLSLSQHLQDVTEHLAGARTPQQVFDMILPLTLEALGAVAGVVLLINPAGDQLKIAATWGHETSAPSLWQNGPFDDQTPAGAVLVTREALYFESAAALNAVYPHLEARTGGVAAVTTAVVPIFLEDQALGSLILDFTAPHHFTAEEQHFLRILGAQCALAFNRMRLVADLQQQVHLRTAQLEEQVRAQDAFVAYTEAAGAETDVLQLAQQAVGVLTARFPECSSGYYALEGQLWTLQMHSEDLYATPELLHDLRSGLPLDTPLFAAAVQTGEPVFVDAWDAQREQIERADMYGTVAIYPLSQGGTLRGMFALGLKWQDRWEDRDRAVFRAVGRSLQLALERAEQARAFQTQNALLNARTQALEGFANLIQDLALETDRYALIRRAEQVVMSLLPDGYALYYEREEGRWRNKVQTGVLGTEPQQAAALQAVVDAGFPYDVPESLTVPWASQQPYYQDQYKRGGDTDAALVQHVSTVASLPVKVHGNIIGILAFVVFASNPWTPIEKAVMETVVRSLGLALERAQGLENLAQASRFNELILSNVGEGLTGVDLQGCTTFANPAALQLLGYAAAEFIGQPQHALIHHTRADGSPYPRDTCPIYAAFTAGQTQTVQGDVFWRKDGTSFPVEYTSTPIRNEAGQMTGAVLVFRDITQRQQAEAALHDSHQELQRSNAELEQFAYIASHDLQAPIRTVTSFAGIIERKYGSALDDRGRLYLQQIVNGGEHMKRLVDDLLAFSRVHTERRDLQSTDAGQVFDGVAQRLQDEVPGAVLKRGDLPVVLADAQQLDRLLQNLMSNGLKYQREGSVPDIHVSAQREGRFWRFAVSDNGIGIEPQYYERIFEIFQRLHGRETYAGTGIGLAVCKKIVERHGGRLWLDSTLGVGSTFFFTLPSTGG from the coding sequence ATGTCTTCTTCGCCCGGCGCAGCCACGCCGCTTTCTCTGAGTCAGCACTTGCAAGACGTGACCGAGCACTTGGCCGGGGCCCGAACCCCACAGCAAGTCTTTGACATGATCTTGCCGCTAACGTTGGAGGCTTTGGGTGCGGTGGCCGGTGTGGTGCTGTTGATCAACCCTGCAGGCGACCAGTTGAAGATCGCCGCCACCTGGGGCCATGAGACCTCAGCGCCGAGTCTTTGGCAAAATGGGCCATTTGACGACCAAACTCCTGCTGGAGCGGTGTTGGTTACCCGTGAGGCGCTGTACTTTGAGTCTGCGGCCGCGCTCAACGCTGTGTACCCCCACCTGGAAGCGCGTACCGGTGGGGTCGCCGCGGTCACGACGGCCGTGGTGCCGATTTTCCTGGAGGATCAGGCCTTGGGCAGCCTGATTTTGGACTTTACTGCTCCTCATCACTTCACCGCCGAGGAGCAGCACTTCCTGCGGATTCTCGGGGCGCAATGTGCTTTGGCCTTTAACCGGATGCGCCTGGTGGCTGACCTGCAGCAGCAGGTCCACCTCCGCACGGCGCAGCTCGAAGAGCAGGTGCGGGCTCAAGACGCCTTCGTGGCCTACACCGAAGCGGCGGGGGCAGAAACAGACGTGCTGCAGCTCGCCCAGCAAGCGGTGGGCGTGCTGACAGCGCGTTTTCCCGAGTGTTCCAGTGGGTACTACGCTCTAGAAGGCCAGCTGTGGACCCTTCAGATGCACAGCGAGGATCTGTATGCCACGCCAGAATTGCTGCACGACTTGCGCTCCGGGTTACCCTTGGATACACCCCTCTTTGCCGCAGCGGTGCAGACCGGTGAGCCGGTCTTCGTGGATGCGTGGGACGCCCAGCGGGAGCAGATAGAGCGGGCCGATATGTACGGTACGGTGGCTATCTATCCACTCAGTCAAGGCGGGACGTTGCGCGGCATGTTCGCGCTGGGCCTGAAGTGGCAGGACCGCTGGGAAGATCGCGACCGAGCGGTCTTTCGGGCCGTCGGACGGAGCTTACAACTGGCCTTAGAGCGGGCCGAGCAAGCCCGGGCCTTCCAAACTCAAAATGCGTTGCTGAACGCCCGCACCCAAGCTCTTGAAGGGTTTGCGAATCTGATTCAAGATCTGGCGTTGGAAACCGATCGTTATGCCCTCATTCGACGCGCCGAGCAAGTTGTCATGTCGCTCTTACCGGACGGTTATGCGCTGTATTACGAGCGGGAAGAGGGGCGCTGGCGGAACAAGGTGCAGACGGGGGTGCTGGGCACCGAACCCCAGCAAGCCGCTGCGCTGCAGGCGGTGGTGGATGCCGGGTTTCCCTATGATGTCCCAGAGAGCCTGACCGTTCCTTGGGCAAGCCAGCAGCCGTACTATCAGGATCAGTACAAGCGGGGAGGAGACACCGACGCGGCCTTGGTGCAGCATGTCAGTACGGTCGCCAGTCTGCCGGTGAAGGTGCACGGCAACATCATTGGCATTCTGGCCTTCGTGGTGTTTGCCTCCAATCCGTGGACACCGATCGAGAAGGCCGTGATGGAAACGGTGGTGCGCAGCCTGGGCCTCGCCTTGGAGCGGGCTCAAGGGCTCGAGAACTTGGCACAGGCGTCACGCTTCAACGAATTGATCCTGAGCAATGTGGGCGAGGGCTTGACGGGCGTGGATTTGCAGGGCTGCACGACCTTCGCCAATCCCGCGGCCCTGCAGCTCTTGGGCTACGCGGCGGCCGAATTCATCGGTCAGCCGCAACACGCTCTTATTCACCACACCCGCGCAGACGGCAGCCCGTATCCCCGCGACACCTGCCCCATCTATGCGGCGTTTACGGCCGGCCAGACCCAGACGGTGCAGGGCGATGTCTTTTGGCGCAAAGACGGCACCAGCTTCCCGGTGGAGTACACCAGCACCCCCATTCGCAATGAGGCCGGCCAAATGACTGGGGCCGTACTGGTGTTTCGGGACATCACGCAGCGTCAGCAAGCGGAGGCGGCCCTACACGACAGCCATCAGGAATTGCAGCGCAGTAACGCCGAGCTCGAGCAGTTCGCGTACATCGCTTCACACGATTTGCAGGCTCCGATCCGGACGGTGACCAGTTTCGCGGGCATAATTGAGCGCAAATACGGTTCTGCACTGGATGACCGGGGGCGGCTGTACCTGCAACAGATCGTGAACGGCGGGGAGCACATGAAACGGCTGGTGGATGATCTGCTGGCGTTCTCGCGGGTGCACACCGAACGGCGTGACCTGCAGTCCACCGATGCGGGCCAGGTGTTTGATGGGGTGGCCCAGCGGCTCCAGGACGAAGTGCCGGGAGCGGTGCTTAAACGGGGGGATTTACCTGTAGTGTTGGCGGACGCCCAACAACTGGATCGACTGTTGCAAAACCTGATGTCCAATGGGCTGAAATACCAGCGTGAGGGGAGCGTGCCTGACATTCACGTCTCGGCCCAGCGAGAGGGCCGCTTCTGGCGGTTTGCGGTGTCAGACAACGGCATTGGCATTGAGCCGCAATATTACGAGCGCATTTTTGAGATTTTCCAGCGCTTGCATGGACGGGAGACCTATGCCGGCACGGGGATTGGGCTGGCGGTGTGCAAGAAGATTGTGGAGCGGCACGGCGGGCGGCTGTGGCTGGACAGCACTCTGGGAGTAGGCAGTACGTTCTTCTTTACCCTCCCCAGCACAGGCGGTTAG
- a CDS encoding sensor domain-containing diguanylate cyclase has product MTIPSLASAPPDGLIWSQARLEALYRYGILDTDPEPQFDRIVRLAARHFGMPMALTSLIDADRQWFKARVGLQDTQTPLGNSICAVTIQQPGTLVIPDAQLDPRIRLYDAVTGEPHVRFYAGSPLITPDGHKLGTLCVLDRQPRTFTAEDEADLEDFAALVMDEFSLRRAVNELSHLALNDPLTGLPNRMHQRQHLSQAMRRAERAGERVVLALLDLNGFKGVNDTLGHAAGDALLVQVGQRLRDTLATSDLVARLGGDEFTVVLTDLRSPRGAEVAMKRVQQAFTVPFVVAGQSVDVNWSIGMAVFPDDTVEQEQLLRLADQAMYTAKRARDGRPHWNRRPTPV; this is encoded by the coding sequence ATGACGATCCCGTCGCTGGCTTCAGCCCCACCTGACGGCCTGATTTGGAGCCAGGCGCGACTGGAAGCCCTCTACCGCTACGGCATTCTCGATACCGACCCGGAACCACAGTTTGACCGGATCGTGCGGCTTGCCGCACGGCACTTCGGCATGCCGATGGCCTTGACCAGCCTGATTGATGCGGATCGGCAGTGGTTTAAAGCCCGCGTCGGCCTCCAGGACACCCAGACCCCTCTTGGCAATTCCATCTGTGCCGTGACCATCCAGCAGCCCGGCACCCTGGTCATTCCAGATGCGCAGCTCGATCCGCGGATTCGCCTGTACGACGCGGTCACTGGTGAGCCTCATGTCCGCTTTTACGCCGGTTCTCCTCTCATCACCCCGGACGGGCACAAGTTGGGCACCTTGTGCGTGCTCGACCGCCAGCCCCGAACCTTCACGGCTGAGGATGAAGCGGACCTAGAGGATTTTGCCGCACTGGTCATGGACGAATTCAGCCTGCGCCGCGCTGTGAACGAGCTCAGTCACCTGGCCCTCAACGACCCATTGACGGGGTTGCCCAACCGTATGCATCAGCGCCAACACTTATCGCAGGCCATGCGCCGTGCGGAGCGGGCCGGGGAGCGGGTGGTGCTTGCACTGCTGGATCTCAACGGCTTCAAGGGCGTCAACGACACCCTGGGACACGCAGCAGGGGATGCCTTACTGGTGCAGGTGGGTCAGCGCCTGCGCGACACCCTGGCGACCAGTGATCTGGTCGCGCGCCTGGGCGGGGATGAATTTACGGTGGTGTTGACCGACCTGCGTTCGCCGCGGGGTGCGGAAGTGGCGATGAAGCGGGTTCAACAGGCGTTCACTGTACCCTTTGTGGTGGCGGGTCAGTCGGTTGATGTGAACTGGAGTATTGGCATGGCGGTGTTTCCGGATGACACGGTGGAACAAGAGCAATTGTTGCGGTTGGCCGATCAGGCGATGTACACGGCGAAACGGGCGCGGGATGGCCGTCCCCACTGGAACCGCCGCCCCACTCCGGTGTAG
- a CDS encoding HD domain-containing phosphohydrolase → MTDSPTTPLIFSPLSGSTAPFQALIEYSADLITLFDRDGRILYQSPSVQRHLGCERNPTAEGHHVDFTALHLEDRERISQQLMRLLPGVTVSLSPYRLQHANGSWCWLEGTAINLLHDPSMGAILVQARDATLRVHADRRARALEGLSTVLASTNTTSEVVQVILLQGLESMGASAGSVMLVNPDRQHVDVLGSAGYPARDERPWRRFPLESPVPAADAIREGRDLFLTREDWLSLYPQWQHLLTPTSGSHAVLTLRMNGHVMGAITLSFAENAALSETQRRYLRTIAAQCALALERSELNARLQQQERFYRKITEYSHDLVSIIGLDGVTQYISPAMMPMLGYTPEERVGGNAFDGIHPEDLGRVMQVFQEAVISQVPVLATYRFQHKAGHWVWLESTGVNSTDDPDIGGVMINTRDVTVRIEAEKTLHLQLRRFQHLVHLTADFAAQDSLEQLIQAALEHCLDLTAYDYGFFFPIDGNSPTKPLRAGQVADELFAWTTPWARAHRTGAVGQALRRQVAFFAGPAEPVFNPPEALPRRIWTSLAVLPIVTREVLRGFLAFGTNDAVDVDEDSRRLLLGVGEQTSRVVERSVHLNELQQSREETLRAMGLALEYRDYETKGHTDRVVAFTEQLGRVLGFSGADLDALRWGAFLHDTGKVAIPDAILLKPGKLTPEEWDVIKRHPGIGYEMLEHIPSLPPTTLDVVLYHQERWNGSGYPKGLAGTDIPLAARVFAVIDVYDALTSERPYKKAWTHQEAAEQLRQEAGVLLDERVVQAFLHIVDPEGEPFTQTTEVSP, encoded by the coding sequence GTGACTGATTCCCCCACCACGCCATTGATCTTCAGCCCCCTGTCCGGTAGCACCGCACCTTTTCAGGCCCTGATCGAGTACAGTGCTGACCTGATTACCCTGTTCGACCGGGACGGCCGCATCCTGTATCAGAGCCCGTCCGTTCAGCGGCACCTAGGCTGCGAGCGCAATCCCACGGCTGAGGGGCACCATGTGGACTTCACCGCCCTCCACCTGGAAGACCGTGAACGCATTTCCCAGCAGCTGATGCGGTTGCTGCCCGGCGTCACCGTGAGCCTGTCTCCTTACCGCCTCCAGCACGCCAACGGGAGTTGGTGCTGGCTAGAAGGGACGGCCATCAACCTGCTGCACGATCCCAGCATGGGCGCCATTCTCGTGCAGGCCCGCGACGCGACTCTCCGCGTTCATGCCGATCGGCGGGCCCGCGCCCTGGAAGGTCTCAGCACCGTGCTGGCCAGCACGAACACCACGTCCGAGGTCGTGCAGGTCATCCTCCTCCAAGGCCTGGAATCCATGGGCGCCAGTGCGGGCAGCGTGATGCTGGTGAATCCAGATCGGCAGCACGTGGACGTGCTGGGAAGTGCGGGGTATCCTGCCCGTGACGAGCGCCCGTGGCGGCGCTTTCCCCTGGAGAGCCCTGTCCCCGCAGCAGATGCGATTCGGGAAGGGCGAGACCTGTTCCTGACGCGTGAGGACTGGCTGTCCCTGTATCCGCAGTGGCAACATCTTCTCACGCCGACCAGTGGGAGCCATGCGGTGCTCACCCTGCGGATGAACGGGCACGTGATGGGTGCGATCACCCTCTCGTTCGCAGAGAACGCGGCGCTGAGCGAAACACAACGCCGGTACCTGCGTACCATCGCCGCTCAGTGCGCCCTGGCACTGGAGCGCAGCGAGTTGAATGCGCGACTTCAGCAGCAGGAGCGCTTCTACCGCAAAATCACCGAATACAGTCACGACCTGGTCAGCATCATTGGGCTGGATGGAGTGACCCAGTACATCAGCCCGGCCATGATGCCCATGCTGGGCTACACGCCAGAGGAACGGGTCGGCGGCAATGCGTTCGACGGGATCCATCCGGAAGATCTCGGCCGGGTGATGCAGGTCTTCCAGGAAGCAGTCATTTCCCAAGTTCCAGTCCTGGCCACCTACCGCTTTCAGCACAAGGCGGGCCACTGGGTGTGGCTGGAATCGACCGGCGTCAACTCGACTGATGATCCGGACATTGGGGGGGTGATGATCAATACGCGCGACGTCACGGTACGGATTGAAGCCGAGAAGACCCTGCACCTGCAGCTGCGCCGCTTTCAGCACCTGGTTCATCTCACGGCGGACTTCGCTGCCCAGGACTCGTTGGAGCAGCTGATTCAGGCCGCGCTGGAACACTGCCTGGATCTCACCGCGTACGACTACGGCTTCTTCTTTCCCATTGATGGGAACAGCCCGACCAAACCGCTTCGGGCCGGACAGGTGGCCGACGAGCTCTTCGCTTGGACGACCCCGTGGGCCAGAGCCCACCGCACGGGGGCAGTTGGGCAGGCCTTGCGGCGCCAGGTAGCGTTCTTCGCTGGACCAGCTGAGCCCGTGTTCAATCCGCCCGAGGCTTTGCCCCGACGGATCTGGACTTCTCTGGCGGTGTTGCCCATCGTGACGCGGGAGGTGCTGCGCGGCTTCCTGGCGTTCGGCACGAACGACGCGGTGGACGTGGACGAGGATAGCCGGCGGCTGCTGCTGGGGGTGGGGGAGCAGACCAGCCGGGTGGTGGAGCGCAGCGTTCACTTGAACGAACTCCAGCAATCGCGCGAAGAGACCCTGCGGGCCATGGGTCTGGCGCTGGAGTACCGCGATTACGAGACCAAAGGGCACACCGACCGCGTGGTGGCTTTCACCGAGCAACTGGGCCGGGTTCTGGGGTTCTCTGGCGCTGACCTGGACGCCCTGCGCTGGGGCGCGTTCCTGCATGATACGGGGAAAGTTGCCATTCCCGACGCGATCTTGCTCAAGCCGGGCAAGCTCACACCGGAGGAGTGGGACGTGATCAAGCGGCACCCGGGGATTGGGTACGAGATGCTGGAACACATTCCCTCTCTGCCGCCGACCACCCTGGACGTGGTGCTGTACCACCAGGAGCGCTGGAATGGCAGCGGGTACCCGAAGGGTCTGGCTGGCACGGATATTCCGCTCGCGGCCCGGGTCTTTGCCGTGATTGATGTCTATGACGCCCTGACCAGTGAGCGGCCTTACAAGAAGGCATGGACACATCAGGAGGCTGCCGAGCAGCTTCGCCAGGAGGCCGGGGTCTTGCTGGATGAACGGGTGGTTCAGGCCTTCCTGCACATCGTGGATCCGGAGGGCGAACCCTTCACGCAGACCACCGAGGTTTCGCCGTGA